A genomic window from Sparus aurata chromosome 4, fSpaAur1.1, whole genome shotgun sequence includes:
- the LOC115580554 gene encoding tripartite motif-containing protein 16-like gives MAQKGVQLDRETFSCSICLDLLKDPVAIPCGHSYCKNCIKDHWDTEDEKRIYSCPQCRKSFTPRPELLKNTMLAALVEELKKTGLQAAPADLCYAGPEDVACDVCTGRKLRAVKSCLVCLASYCEKHLQPHYESAPLKKHKLVEPSEKLQENICSRHDEVMKMFCRTDQQCICYLCSVEEHKGHDTVSAAAERTERQRELEGSRHNIQQRIQDREEDVKLLQQEVEAINGSADKAVEHSEKIFTQLIRLVEKRRSDVKQQVRSQQETEVSRVKELQEKLEQEITELKRKDAELKKLSHTEDHNQFLHNYPSLSALSESTHSSSIKIRPLKYFEDVTAAVSELRDKLQDVLREKQTNVSLTVTEVDVLLPQPEPKTRTDFLRYSREITLDPNTAHRWLLLSEGNRKATNMNRPQSCSSHPDRFTYWVQVLSRESLTGRCYWEVEWEGEGVRVAVAYKNISRAGRSQECGFGFNDKSWMLDCDTDCDCCWFKEQCFDILQFSHNGVATPMLALQSSRVGVYLDHSAGILSFYSISDTMTLLHRVQTTFTQPLYAGLYVFDGVSAEFCRLR, from the coding sequence atggcgcagaaaggagttcagctggaccgagagactttctcttgttcgatctgtttggatctactgaaggatccggtggctattccctgtggacacagctactgcaagaactgtattaaagaccactgggacacagaggatgagaagaggatctacagctgccctcagtgcaggaagagcttcacaccgaggcctgagctgctgaaaaacaccatgttagcagctttagtggaggagctgaagaagactggactccaagctgctcctgctgatctctgctatgctggacctgaagatgtggcctgtgatgtctgcactgggaggaaactgagagctgttaagtcctgtctggtctgtctggcctcttactgtgagaaacacctgcagcctcattaTGAATCAGCTCCTttgaagaaacacaagctggtggagccgtcagagaagctccaggagaacatctgctctcgtcatgatgaggtgatgaagatgttctgccgtactgatcagcagtgtatctgttatctctgctctgtggaggaacataaaggccacgacacagtgtcagctgcagcagagaggactgagaggcagagagagctggaggggagtcgacacaacatccagcagagaatccaggacagagaggaagatgtgaagctgcttcaacaggaggtggaggccatcaatggctctgctgataaagcagtggagcacagtgagaagatcttcacccagctgatccgtctcgtggagaaaagacgctctgatgtgaagcagcaggtcagatcccagcaggaaactgaagtgagtcgagtcaaagagcttcaggagaagctggagcaggagatcactgagctgaagaggaaagacgctgagctgaagaagctctcacacacagaggatcacaaccagtttctacacaactacccctcactgtcagcactcagtgagtctacacactcatccagcatcaagatccgtcctctcaagtactttgaggatgtgacagcagctgtgtcagagctcagagacaaactacaggacgtcctgagagagaaacagacaaacgtctcactgacagtgactgaagtggatgttttactgccaCAACCAGAACCCAAGACCAGAactgacttcttaagatattcacgtgaaatcacactggatccaaacacagcacatagatggctgttattatctgaggggaacagaaaagccaCAAACATGAATCGACCACAGTCTTGTTCTAGtcatccagacagattcacttaCTGGgttcaggtcctgagtagagagagtctgactggacgttgttactgggaggtggagtgggaaggagaaggagttcgtgtagcagtcgcatacaagaacatcagcagagcagggaggtCACAGGAATGTGGATTTGGAttcaatgacaaatcttggatgTTAGATTGTGACACAGATTGTGATTGTTGTTGGTTCAAGGAGCAGTGCTTTGATATACTTCAATTTTCTCACAACGGTGTCGCCACTCCCATGCTGGCTCTtcagtcctccagagttggagtgtacctggatcacagtgcaggtattctgtccttctacagcatttctgacaccatgactctcctccacagagtccagaccacattcactcagcctctctatgctggactttATGTTTTTGATGGAGTCTCTGCTGAGTTCTGTAGATTAAGAtag